DNA sequence from the Sinorhizobium alkalisoli genome:
GAAGGAACCTTCGTTCGCCATCCAGCTGACGATTTTGTGCTTGCATAATCAGCAAGCATCTTTATATTTGCTAGCATGAACAGCAAGCAGAGAAAGACCCTCGCGGCCGTATTCAAGGACCCGGTCTCGGGAACCATTGAATGGGCCGCTATAGAGAACCTGCTTGTAGCTGTCGGAGCGAACGTAATCGAGGGAAACGGTTCCCGCGTTAAGTTTGAAAAGGACGGCATCATTGCGAGCTTCCATCGACCTCATCCGGACAAGGAAGCAAAGCGCTATCAGGTGCGCGATGCTCGCGAGTTCCTGATGCAGATTGGAGTAACCCCATGAACACCATGACCTACAACGGCTATCACGCTCG
Encoded proteins:
- a CDS encoding type II toxin-antitoxin system HicA family toxin, producing MNSKQRKTLAAVFKDPVSGTIEWAAIENLLVAVGANVIEGNGSRVKFEKDGIIASFHRPHPDKEAKRYQVRDAREFLMQIGVTP